The genome window TAAGATTCTGGGGACTTACATGCCGTACTCGCTGGAGAGGAGGAAGGATGGGGGGCTTGAAGCAAGACCAGCAAAAGACTAGCATTAGGGATAACATTTCTTCGTACATCTTGCCTGCAGTTCATCCCACCAACCCTGTGGATGCATATATTCCATATTCTATCAAATAGATGATAACCATTAGAGCAGTTTGTTGTGGACAATAAAAGCATGAAGAAATGAGAAAGCCAACATATAATATTTCTGCAAGAGTTATTTTATGGTAAGAGAAGACTGAAATGTGCTACTCGGGTTGCCCAACCAAAACTCTCTGGGTGGAATACTTCAACACCAGATGGATGACATTATCAACACCTGCAACACAGCTCCAACAGTATTGACGTTTATGGTTGGGATTGACGAGGACCTGCCAAGAAGCTAATGAATGCAAGAGACTCTGGAAACACAGTCGTAGTTGGAAGCAGTAAACATATACTTAAAGCTAATAATGTGACAAGTTCCTCCATTGATGTCTTGTCTCTCTGTAGATTTAACTCAAGAGAacgtaaaagaatatatatagaaAATGAATGAAGATGAATCAGAGGATGATTTGATTGAATTCAACAAATCAACATTCCATCACTTGCTAAGATATAAGCCTCTGtttctttataaataaaaaaaatgcaagGGTTGTTCTACTAATTGATagtttcaccttttttttttaattagaccaCATAAAAGAGCAAAAGAATATTTGGGAAAACATGAAACTATGTAGTCAATTGAAGATATAATCCTCTAATTATTTCAGCAGGATTGCTAACCATATTAAAATGTTGACCTAAGTATCAGAAAAAAAATAGCCTGTAACACAATCATATCATCCATGTTCTCACCTTTAGTTATCTGACAAGCCACTAATTAAATCTCTCCTCTATAAAACCTAGAGCACATTGTGCCATATTCCCAGGTAACCACCATGAGAAGCCAAACAAAGAAGGTTTAGGAGGAAATAAGATAACTCTAAGCACCCTAAAAGACAATATTTATCTAAAAAACAATACAAAAGAAACCACCAACACCAATAGAAGAAAATAGAATGATATACCTGATATGGGTAACTTATTCGCCAATTTGAACTCATGTTCACGTATCAAAAGAACTGAACAATATGAAGTAATCAACAAAATATTCAAGCTACAGACTAAGGTagtatttttcttggtattttacctttGTAAAAATATGTATTCTCAACAATACTTTTCATTTGTTAGTGCAGATCCAGAAGTTCTATCTAAGAGAAAAAGGCTCGTAAAAGAGAATACAAATATATCTCAGAGCTCAAAGGAAACAAGAGCATTCAAGTTTCTTACAGCAGTTGATTTAGGCCAGTAAAGAAATGACGAAGCATGTTATAAAATTTTCAATGTAAATTATGTGCATCCTGTTAGCTAAAATACAGAAATGGtaataaaaaatcaaacaaaCAATGGCATTCAGGTTTCAATATGCCACCATCTAATCTTCCATTGCGTTTTCACAATTGATATATGAGAAATCCATGACAGTATAGCATTTCAACATAGAATGAAGAACATAAACAAATTTAATGTGTTCAGACTGGCTCCACCAAACAGCATTTTCTCCCAACGTATAAAAGTGATTACGGACATAAAGCTGAAAATTTTATGCAAACATATAGCAAGTCACTGATCCtacaaattaaaataaaagaaaattataataaaataacatcATGGTCGATAAGAAACATCAAAATTTTATTGCCCAAAAATGACTTCATTCATTGTCATATGGGGGGCTACAGATCGCAATGGTGGAAACATCTACACagtggaaaaaaataaaaaaggaaaacaacTATTGGCAAATGGCATAACCAGAAAGGACATCTTTCCATCATAAAATGAAAATATAGGGCACTTTGCCCAGCATCAAAAGTACTAATTCTAAATCAAGTACTCGAAATCCTTACACAGGCGAAGCTCTATGTTATTCTGAATTAGATGCCAAAGTTGCAGAGCTGCAGGAAATCCATTTCGGTATCAACATACTTTGTCCAGAGATGCTTGTATTGGTTCAGGGCCACATCAAGCCATGGTTTCATGTTCCCATCAAAGTGTATTACAGCTGCATTTCGAATCTCATCAGGACTTACACTTGGATTATAACCAAGACCCATAACATGCCAAGTCTTATCCAGTGGCTTTGTGGTAGTGTAAAAGGTAACTAGTCCAGCTGGAAGCACAGATGCCGGGTTCCAGAGAGTTCCATCTTCATTCTGTCATAATGACAGCATCGATCCAGATGTCAAGCAACTAAAGTTTTTCTTTAAAGAATTTATAGACATTGGCTAattgaaataaataaattgaagatCCAGGAAAACACTGAATAAATATCATTTAAACATAACAGAAGGATACTATCAAAGAGCTTAgaaaaaatttaatgctaaaaaCATTATGAGAGGCAATAAGCAAGAGGAACCCTAAAAATGCTCTCAAAGGTGAAGCAAAGGAAAAGTTAGCAAAAATTTAGGACAAAAGACAAAAGGAACCTTTCTGCAATATTTAGGATTCAGGCATGGACATCTAAGTGCAACCCTTGGGTCATGGTTAGGTTGCTTGGTTTGAGCCACAAAATCAAGTGATATTCTGTTTATTTAAGTACTATGTTACTGGAATATGTCTTTTGTGATGAACAGGTTACAAACTCTAAATAATAGCttgcatatcatcaatatatatcACAAGATGTAACCACATATTCTTTTTACCATAAATATATCTTAAGCTTTATtacatataaaatttatttagaaTATCTTTTATTGTCATATCTGTGTCATATTGTACCATATTTTTTCAAGATTTTCCATATCCATGTATTCAAATGTTTTTGTATTGAATCCTACTAATATTCCATATCGGTATATCCATGCTTCATAACTGAAGCATATGAAGCCAACCTTAACATGTCACTGTGCTGTAACTACAGCCTCAACTCTAGCAGGTCATAAGAGTGTTCAGTCTGATCTAGTACAGCATTATTGTTGTAAACATCATTATAGATTTCTCATTGCTAAAACTTTAGACAAATCTCTTTTCATATTCCACATTCATGCCCTGTGGCTTCTTTCCAACATCATCAATGTAACTCTATATGGATGTTGACATGTGTCCATGCAGGCGCAGGCAGACTTGACTGTGACATCATGAAACGATAATCTAAATTGATTTCTACCTTGGACTGGTTGAAGCCAGTATACAAGAATTTTCACCGCTGGTAAAACCAAAGGATGGCATTGATGTAAAAAGATGAAATCTGAGAAGTGTGTGTTCTCTGGATGGGAACTCAATCATCAAAGGCTCATCTAAATTGCTCCCTTTCTCAGAGTGGTTGAAGTCAGTAGATAAACAAGTATTTTACCACCGCTAAAACCAATGGATAACATTGATGTTATTATACCAAATCTGAGAAAGATGTTTACAACAGATGGTAACTCAATCTTAAACAGAAACTTATCTGCTGTTATAGTAAGAAAAATAGAGGAGGAAAAAGATAAAGTGGAGTAAAAATAATAGGAAAAGAGAAAGAATCTTAAGCGTGCAGACAAAAAGAGATAATAATGCTTTAAGGCTAAAGAAATAAGCTCACTTCCACTAAAGACTCATATAAAATTTATTCATTCTCAGTTGCATACTCAGATTTAAATTTTATTGATCCCACTTTAATCCTTAAaggcctatcaacaaccgaagtacCCTTTCCCTCTCAGATGAGGATATAATTTGAGCTGTTGTATGTACATAAGCACATAGATAAACTATTATTAACAAATCAAAGCAAGGATCGAAATTCCATATAAAATTACAGAAAAAGGGAAGTCTACTAACGAAATAGACAATACTTAGAGTTAACCTAAACAAACCTCAACTACATCAAGATTAACTGCTGAGATTAACAAAGCATAAGTGCAGCACAGTCACACTAGGCAGATAATAGGTTTAGTGGCACCTATACCAGATATGTAAGCTTATATTACTTCATAAAGATTATCCAAAAGCATAATTACTTCTTTTGCATTTTATGATTGTTTAAAACTTTTTAGCCTGCCAAGGGTTTGGAGGAATCCTATAGTCGTAGCTCAAGTGCAGAAAATAACAATGTGAACTGTACGATTTCATGGAGCCAATAAAATATCTGGATAGCTTTAGTATAACTTCAGAAGGAAGGGAAAGTGAGAATAAGATGTCAAATGACACGAAGGGATGTGAATTCTCCATGGATCACTCACGAACTAAGTGATACAACTACATAAATAACGTTGAGACACTTTTAGGAGAAGCAATTTTGTAAAGGAACTGTTCAGAAACatatgaagaaggaaagaagtcTCACCAGGCTCTGATACTGATGGAATCGATCGGTGCATCTCTCCCTCCTCCATGCATCGAGGTCAAAGACGTTCACGCCGTAGGCCCAAGCGCACGCCCTCGGGCTGAATTGATCCCGGACTTGAGGAATCGAGAAGTTCAAGTACCTGCTGTACCTCCTAAAACCACCGAAGCACGTTTCGACTGCCCCGTTCACCATGCCATCCAAATCGACCCGCCACAGCCCTGTTAGATCCTTCTGCACCACCACGTCGTCCTCCAAAAGCACGATTCGCCTCAGCTTAGGGTACATTTCGGGCAGGTAGAACCTCAGGTGGTCCAGCACCGACAGGTCGCGCCGCCCGCCCTCGACCATCCGTACCACCGGTGAGTAGGAGGAGTTCAAGAACCCGAACTCGGCGAGAGACCTCACCTCCACCTTGGCGCCGCGAGCCGGCGGGCGGCGAACGAACCAGACCTGCATGGCCGCCAGGTACATTGGGTCGGTGACGACATGGAAGACGTGCTTCGAGGGCTCCTCCGCGTTCTTGATGGCGGAGTTGATCACCACGGAAACGGCGATCACGTTGTCGGAGAAGATGGCGTAGTGGTAGAGGTCAGGGTCGGCGAGATCGGCCGGGGCGACTGAGGCGGCGCGGCGGTAGGTCTCGGGGTGGGCGATCCGCTCCTCCATGAGGCGCATGGCGAGGCAATGGAGGCTCTTGGGGGTGGATCCGGCGGCGATGGAGCCGGCAAGAGCGCCGAGCTTCTTGGCACGGTGGAGCTGCTCCCGGACGGCGAAGATGGTGTCACGGAGCTTCTGGATCTTG of Musa acuminata AAA Group cultivar baxijiao chromosome BXJ1-7, Cavendish_Baxijiao_AAA, whole genome shotgun sequence contains these proteins:
- the LOC103992130 gene encoding probable galacturonosyltransferase 9; this encodes MAGMRPARPVTGFGALFSYKVFASAVFTLLSLAALSAILSSSSSSSPPSHNTASAAVRRRGFLASDPLRARLDLIYRQAADHSALATAYAAYARRLKLDSSRQLRVFQGLAATLSDLSTRLAAPVDDEDALRPLEKEAKDRIKLARQLVGESKEAFDTQLKIQKLRDTIFAVREQLHRAKKLGALAGSIAAGSTPKSLHCLAMRLMEERIAHPETYRRAASVAPADLADPDLYHYAIFSDNVIAVSVVINSAIKNAEEPSKHVFHVVTDPMYLAAMQVWFVRRPPARGAKVEVRSLAEFGFLNSSYSPVVRMVEGGRRDLSVLDHLRFYLPEMYPKLRRIVLLEDDVVVQKDLTGLWRVDLDGMVNGAVETCFGGFRRYSRYLNFSIPQVRDQFSPRACAWAYGVNVFDLDAWRRERCTDRFHQYQSLNEDGTLWNPASVLPAGLVTFYTTTKPLDKTWHVMGLGYNPSVSPDEIRNAAVIHFDGNMKPWLDVALNQYKHLWTKYVDTEMDFLQLCNFGI